Part of the Vagococcus jeotgali genome, GATGTGTCCACTTTTTTTGCCATTTGGAGCTAAAGAAGGTTTTAACATGTTTAAAAGGGTTGTTTTACCACAGCCACTAGACCCACAAATTACCACAAACTCTCCTTGTTGAATCTCTAAAGAAATATTATCTAGAGCTGGTTTGTCCTGATTAGGATAAGTGAACGTTAAATCTTTGATATCAATAATCGCCATGTTAGTTGCTCCTTTAATTCAATAAATATTGGTAATAAGACAAATAGACTCGTCATACAGTATAAAAAAATTGTCACTGGATGAAAGGCTAATTTTTCCATTGTAGGGTAAAACGTAATAGAAATCATATGATACTTATCAGCTAAGACAATACACACAATAAATAAGGCATTAATCACTAGCATCACAGCATCTTCTTGATGAAAACTAAATAAGGAGAAATGACTTCTTCCTTTTAAACCATAACCCCTCGCACGCATAGACTTAGCAGTTTCCACAGTTGTTTCTAGTGACCAAGAAATCAAACTTTTAAAGACACGTATCCCACTTTTAAATTTATCCCAGTAGCTATCACTTGCGTATAATCCCAATGTCTTTTGAGCCAAGTGAATTCGTTTTGTTTGTGTTCTAAACATTGGGACGTATCTAATAATCATAGAAATGGTAAGAGACAACTTTGGTGATATGTTACCAAATAAAAAAATGAACTTGTCACTAGTCATCACCTCATTGTAGCTTTTAAACCAAAAAATGATTGTAACAAGCATTAAACCAATTGTCCCACCATATAAAAAAGCTTCCAGTGTAACAGGTCGATCATTTAAAAAGAATAAAATTGTTTCACCGCTATGAACAAATAAAGGGTTAGTCAAAGTAATTAGTAGTAAAATGAAAGCGTAATATAAAAATATTCGCCAAGTATCCATAGCTATCACAACTAAGTAAAGACCACTTCCAACTAAAGAGATTAAGAGTAATACAGGGTTGTTAGTGAACATTGTAAAGAAAATAATAGTCATATAATAGGCAAACAATACAAATGGATGGAAAGATCCAAAAGCAAGTTCATCATTTCTTAATATCATTTGGCATCTCTCCTCCTATATCTCGGCCTAAATCAGTAGTATAAATAATCTCAATCTCATCGTTATCTTTTGGGTAATATTTACTGACACCATAATTAAAAAACTCATCATTAATTTTATACATCCAACCACTTAAAGATCCTGCTGAAAATTCATAAAGATGATTAATACCCTTAATATAAGCACTACCAAATGAATTGTCTGTCGATCCTTGAAAATCAAATGGATTTTTATTGTGACGAGTCACTCGTTTTAATAACTCCAACACGTTATCATTAGGGCGTAAAACAACCTCTTGCTTTTCCAAAATCATCCCATTTTCAGGAACATATTCCGCCTGCTGTAAACCTTTATCTAATTTCTCCCAATTATCCCTTGCTGTTTTAGCATTAATACTAATTGTGACCACTTCTGAATCTGGGGTAATATTATCTATATTAGTTAAATAATAATTCTAAATTGCAACATTAAGTTAGCCACTCTGGTAAAAATATCTAAATATCAGTGTTATTTTATTGAACTCCTTACTTACCAACATGTTTTGATCTTTAGATTTTGAATTTCTTCTAAAAATAATGTTGCTGGTTGTCTATAGTCTAAAATTTTACGCGGCAAAAGATTAACTTTTCCAGTAGCCAGTTGAATGAACTGCTTTGAATAGTGACAGATAGGCGTTCCTTTCGGAACAAATTGCCTTAATAAACCGTTATGTCTTTCGTTTGTTCCTCGTTCCCAAGATGAATAAGGGTGAGCAAAGTAGATATCAGTCATTTGTTGCAGAGTATCATCAAGTGAGCTAAATTCACTGCCATTATCAGCAGTAATCGATTGAAATATGCTACTAAATCGGGCTCTTCCAAACTCATATTTTAACTGTTTAATAGCGTAACTAACAGACTCTTCAGTATGATCATCTAGAACAACAGTAATCATGTAGCGAGTTTTTCTTTCAACAAGTGTAAGTAGAGCATTATCATCTTTAGATTTTGAACCAATGACACTGTCTATTTCCCAATGACCAAACTCTTGTCTAGAATCAATTTTGCTAGGTCGTTCATCAATTGATTTTCCAAGAGCTTTTTTATGCTGACGACTTCTTTTCTTTTTAGGTGATAGTCTAACTTTCATCTTGAGATGATGATTTCTGACTGGTAAAAAACCTTTATCAATATAGTTATAAAGTGTCTTAGTAGAAACAATAGGTTTATCCCAAGTCCCTAAAGACTTGATAAAGCCAACAATTGCATCTGGTGACCAATTAAAGTCTATCATTTGTTTACAAGCATAATTAATAAAATCAACAGCACTAACTAGCTTAGATTTCGAACCACAGCGTTTCCTGTTTTCTATGTATTTAGCTTGCCCCGTATCAGCAAAATAGAGTTGTTTAGGTTTCTTATTTTCTTTGATTTGCGTGGTCGTTCCTCGTTTAAGCTCATTACTTATTGTTTGATGGTGTCGGCCTAATCGTCTACCAATTTCTCTATTAGAGTCTCCCATATTATGCCAAACTTCAATAAGCTGCCTTTCCTTTAAGGAAAGATGTTTATAACTAGATGTCTTTGTGTTATTCTTAATTTTCACCATGATAAAAATTCCTTTCGTTGTTGGGTAGTTACTTCAATGATACACGAATTTTTACCATGGTGTTTTTTTATTATTTTAGAGTGGCTAACTTGATTTTACAACTAAGCTTTTGTTAACTCTTTAAAATGATTGTTTTCTTCAAACAAATTAGCACTAGATTCACTAACGCAAACATGATGTGTTTTTCCTTCTAGATATTGTGTCATAGCCCCGCCATGATAAATTTGTAAAAAGGCTTTTGTTCCTTGTTGCTGAATGGTTTTTGCTAATTTATCTAAACTTTTAATATGACCATCATGACTCACTCCAACGCCGTACTCGTAAGCTTTCCCCTCATAACTAACATAGGATGAGGCAATCATGATAGCACCTAAATCACCTGTACGTTGTGCGTAAAATTGGTATTCTAAATCAGATAAATTCCCAGATTCACTGCTATCTAAAGTCGAAATAGGGGCACAAATCAGCCTGTTTTTTAAACGTACACCTGAAGGTAGCGTAAAAGCATTTTTCACATTCATTTCATTCACCTCTTTTTATTAAAAAAACGCAAAAAGAATCCCTTCTTCTTGCGTCATTGCATGTGTTGTTACGACATTGTAACCACTTTAATTATAGTCATTGTAACAAATCCACATCACTTCGTCAAAAGACAAAAAAGCGACAAGATAATATAAATATAAACATGTAACTTATAAAAAAAGGGGATAACAAAGAGCCATCCCACTTTATTATTTAGCTAGCTGTCTTTTATTATAAATATAAACTCCAGCTCCACTCATAAGAACAACCACACCAATAACAGTCAATTTAGCTTTTGATTCACCCGTTTTTGGTAAGTTGTCTGTTCCACGGTTACCACCGCTACTTGTAGCACCTGAAGCATTGCCACTTGATGAATGATTGCCTGAGTTACCTTTACCACCTTTTTTAGGTGGCGGTGTTCCAGCATCACCTTTACCAGATACATCATTAACATCTTTATTTGCTTTAACTGTTTCAGTTAATGTATAAGTAGCTTTATCTTTAGTAAAAGTAAACACGACTTTATCGCCTTCTAATAATTTTTCTTGAATTTTTAAAGTGAATTTACCATTATCATCTGAGATAACACTCTCTGATTGTAACTTCTCTTTGTTTCCTTGACAGTAAACAAATAAATACACTCTAAAAAAACGAAGCTAACCACAAGGATAGCTTCGTTTGACTTTATTTTTTCAAATAGGTATAAGCACCTAAGGCAGCAGTGACACCTGAACCAATAGACGTCATAATTTGTTTAAACGGAATATTTGTGCAATCACCAGCAGCAAACAAACCAGGAATATTAGTCATTCCTTTTTCATCAACAATAATTTCATTATTATCATTTAACTTAATATTAGTAGGTAACCAAGAGGTATTAGCTGTTGTCCCAACTAAAATAAACACTTCACTCACAATTAAAGCATTCATGTCATTAGTGACTAAGTTTTTGTATACAAATTCCGTCACATTTTGACTTCCTTTAATACCTATACTTTCAGAGTTCAATAAAACAGTAACATTAGAGAATGTTAATAATTCTTCTTGTAGAGCAGGATTTGCCGTTAGTTGATCAGAATATTCAATTAAATAAACGTGCTTACTTCTTTGTGCTAAGTCTATAGCAGCTTCAACACCAGCATTTCCACCACCTACAACAACAACTTGAGAACCACTTACACACTCATCTTCACAATAAGCACTATAAGAAACCCCTTTGTTTAAAAATTCAGCTTCACCTGGTATCTGTAATGCACGTTGAGTTGTACCTGATGCTATAATTAATGTTTCACTTGATAAAACCTGCCCACTCTTCAGATGAACTAAGAAGTTAGTATCTTGTTCAATTTTACAAACTTCTACTTTATCCACAATCGTCACATCATTTTTTTTCATCTGCTCTGTGACTTCTTGTGTAAATCTGGCTCCAGTTATTTTAGGAATACCAACAATGTTTATAATAGTGTGAGTATCTAGCACTTGTCCACCAATTTTCTTAGCAACAATCCCAGTTTCCAATCCTTTGTTAGCGGCATACATAGCTGCACTAGTACCTCCTGGACCTCCACCTATGACTAGACACTCAAATGTCTTTTTTGCATCATCACTTGTTAAAACTGATTCAAATTCATCTAAATCATTTGTAAAAACTTTACCATTCAAATAAGTCACTGGTGTTGAGCTGATAGCTTTATCCTGAACTTCTTGTTTAAAAGCATCTTTATTAACAGTAGTATGACTCACTTTTTCATTTAGCAAAGCCAAGACATTTAAAGATTGAATTAAGTCTAAATAATTATCCTTTGCTGGATCAACAAAACTCACAAATGCTAATGGTGTCGTAATTTGGTCAGCTTCAGATACAATTAGACCATCTACTCCTAAATCAGATGAGCTAACTTGAATAATCGCTGATAAAAAGGCCTGAAATTCATAACCCATTGGTACTCCTGCAAAAGTTATCCCAGTTTTTTTATTTATTTTATTTATTTCAAAACTTGCTACTCTCTCTAGTGATGATTTTTCTATAAAAATCCGACTAGATAAAGCAGATATTTCATTTAAAAAACGCTCAACTTCTTTAGACTCTTTGCCAGAGTCAAGACAAGCTGTTAATAACACATCTGATTCGATGCATTTAAAGTATTCCTTTAACTGACTCTTAATACTTTTATCAAACATCTTAATCCCCCTTATATGTCACTTATTTAGTTAGATATACCCAAAGTACCTAACTCCTTACAAAATAATTTAATGGCAGATTTCTTATTCATCCCTTTTATTATATAACTAATCTTAATGAATGCCAACCTTAGTTTGTTAGAGAACTATCTTTTATTTAGACAAATAAAAAAACACCCTAATGGAGATTGCTAGTAGTGATGAAAATAAAATATGCGGAATGACGCTCTTCAGGCGGAGATAAAACTCGAGTAATGAACAAAATGTGTTCAATACTCGGGTTTTATTATTTAATAACTTCCACTCTAATCATCCCGCTTTTTATGAAATATGGACCACTTTAACTCTAAATTAACAATTTGATATTTAAGCATAATTATCAGATGTTTGTGACCTTAACCACTTATACAAATCTTTTGCAATGAATGAATAAATTGTATTGTAGTATGATTGGTCAGCGTCAAATAATTTTCCATATGCAGATTGATTTTCAGTATATTGTTCAATAATAAAGTCTTGAAACTGTTCTTTAAACAAATTATTCTCAAACATTTCTACACTATTATTCCTTGCCATATTTACTAATTTTGCATCTGCACTTTTTCTAAGGGTACGGTGCATTGTTTCTACTAAGACTCGGTCACCCTCAGTAAAATCTTCTGGAAAACGTTCGTTGATTCTTTGGATAATTTCCTCCAATGTGTCATGTTTATCTGTCGGTTTAACAGTCGCATCTACAGTACCTGGATGTTCTAACATACCGCTTCCATCATCTTCTGCTATAAGCGATATTTCTCCCTGAAAGTCTTCTTGTAATTTGTAATATTCTAATTTTACTTTATCATCAATACTTATCTTTTCACGCTTTTCCTTGGGGATAAACTTAAGTAAGAAACCTGTAAAGATACTTTCCTCTAGTAAATCTTTATCAAAAGTTTGGTCAATTTGTGCAATGTAGTTATACCACTTATTAAAATTACGTAATGTCACCCTAAAATCATATTTCACATCTTCTTCTAGTTCCTCATAGCGACCCAGTATTGGTTTGAATAAGCTGGATAATCTACCAAGTAATCGTTCGTCTTGTTTATTACCTGCTTGTTCATTTATTTTCATTACTTGTTTAATGTCGTCATCATTATAAACATAAAACTTTCTTAATTTACTTTGTGTATCATAAATAAGGTTAATATTAATTTCTTCTTTTAACGTTGTCGCTTCATAGAAAGGTTGGAAAGCTTCAAATATTTCTTCTTCTGTATTGACAAAGTCTAAAACAAAAGTATCTTTTTTACCTGGCATGGTTCGATTTAAGCGTGATAAAGTTTGGACAGCTTTCACACCACGCAATTTCTTATCGACAAACATCGTGTGAAGTAATGGTTCATCAAAGCCTGTTTGATATTTTTCAGCAACAATGAGCAAATTAAAGTCATCACTATGAAACGTTTCTTTCAATTGATTTTCTTGAACACGTTCTCCAGACTTTGTGATATTTAGTTTAGGTTCCGTATATTCTTCGCCATCATCATTAACTGTCCCTGAAAAAGCAACAAGGACATCTAAATCTTCATAACCCTTTTCTTCAATATATTGCTTAAATTCCTTCATATAGCGGACAGCATGTAATCTGGATGATGTGACTATCATTGCTTTTGCACGTCCATTTATCGCTTTTTTGGTTACCTCTCTAAACTGTTCAATAATAATTTCTGTTTTCTGCCTTAATACCCATGGATGGAAGGACTGATATCTAGCAATCGCTCGGACAGCTTCCGTTTTTGGTAGTTCTGGATTTTCCTCTATTTCTTTTGCAATACGATAGGAAGCCTTATAAGTCATATAGTTGTTTAAAACATCTAAAATAAACCCTTCTTCTATCGCTTGACGCATGGAGTAAATGTGAAAAGGTCGATAGCTACCGTCTTTTTGCCTTGTCCCAAACATTTCAATCGTCTTTTCTTTTGGTGTCGCTGTAAAGGCAAAGAAGCTCAAATTGTTATGCTGACCTTGCGAAAGTAGTGTTTTCACAAGTTGATCTTGATCATCTAAAGATTGGTTTTCAATTTCTTCTTTGATTTCTTGGTATTCCTTTAAAGATGCTTCTTTATCTGCTAATGCTTGCTTTAACTTTTGCGCACTTGAACCTGTTTGAGATGAATGAGCTTCATCAACAATGATGGCAAAATTTCGTCCCGCTACACTATCTATCTCATCGTAAATGACAGGGAATTTTTGCAAGGTTGTAATAATAATCTTTTTTCTATCATTTATCGCATCTTTTAAATGTTGGGACGTTTTATTATCACCGATTGTTTCAACTTGCCCTGTCGTATGTTCAAAACTAAGTAATGTATCTTGTAACTGCCTATCTAAGACAGTTCGGTCTGTCACGATAATGATAGAGCTATAGATCGGCTTATCCTCTAGATTATGTAAAGAAGCCAAATGATAAGCTAGCCAGGCGATACTATTAGATTTTCCTGACCCTGCTGAATGTTGAATTAAATAATTTTTTCCAGAGCCATATTCCTTTGTGTCTGCAACTAACTTTTTCACGACATCTAGCTGGTGATAACGTGGGAAGATAAGAATATTCTTCTTCACTTCTAGGTTCATAAACCGTTCAATAATATCCATGAGTTGATTGCGCTTTAAGACTTCTTCCCATAAATAGGCAGTTGGATAACCTTCAGGATTAGCTGGATTTCCTGCACCACCAACATTTCCTGGACCATTGGAGCCTTGGTTAAATGGAAGAAAGTATGTCTTATTTCTAGCTAGTTTCGTTGTCATAAAGACATCATAATGATCTACTGCAAAATATACGAGAAAGCGAGTGTTAAACTGAAAAACAAGTTCTCTTGGGTCACGATTTTGTTCAAATTGCAGTTTCGCGTGTTCAACACTTTGACCTGTATATTGATTTTTAAGCTCTAAGGCAACAAGTGGTATCCCATTTACAGCGAGTACCATGTCAATCGAGTTACGATTGTTTGCACTATAATAAAACTGGCGAATACAGTGAAAACGATTGGCTTCATATAATTCCAAGTTATCATAACTGATGGAAGAAACCGGACGGAAATAAATGACACGAAAGTGTACCCCACGGTCACGAATGCCCTTGCGTAGAACGTGTAGTAGACCATGTGTGGTTACTTCTTCATTAAAACGCCTTACAAAACGATCTACCGCAGCTTCTTTATAAATAGAAACATACCGCTTCCAAGCACGTGGTTGGGTTTCTTGAATGAAATCAATCAAGACACTAGCATCCATTCCGATAGAAGGATCATAGTTGGTATCGGCAAAAGACACAGACTGCCAACCGCCTACATTCGTTAGCACAGTTTCAATATCTTGCTCAAAGCGAATTTCCTTTTTCTCAAGCATGAAGTTAACCTCCTTTACACTTCTTTTTTCCCTGTTACATATTCATAGATTAAGGACTTCTTATAATCTTCAAGTTCCTTAATTACTTTTGTTTTATCTTCAATCAATTTATCGATATGAGACGTTTGTTCGTCTAAGTAGGAGACGATTTGGCGTTGTTCTTCTATTGTTGATGGAACAATCATATTTATCTTTTTTAAATCATCTAATTTAAAACGATATACTTTTAAACCAGTAGAATACTGATTTAATTCTAAATTAAAATAAGTAGTAGCATAATATAAAAACTTGTCGAAAAGAACTTTCTTATTAGGCTTTAAACACAACTGTTCTCCGCCTAGTAAACCAATATCTTTTCTATTATAAAAACATGAATGACCTAGGTCTTCCATTGTTTCAGATGTTGAAACCAGAATAGTGTCACCTTTTTGAACTACCTGATCTTCTTTATAAAACTTTCCATCTACATATAATTGATACTTCTCATCTAGCACATTTAGCTTGTATACTTGACCATATTGTACAGCTACATAGTCTCCCGTGTTTTTCATATCAACTTTTTGAAATCCTGAGTTACCTCGAACGATTGTGGTGATTCTATTTGGTCGAGTAATTAACCAATGCTTCGGTGTCTCCCCAACCCACTCAATCCCACTATCTTTCATTTCCACATTCGGGTCTAAGCCTTTTGTCACTGCTTCTGTGATAAGTGATTGTTTGTATTTTTTTAGTTCTTCGATGGATTGTTGGGTTTCAGTTATTAATACCCCAATTTTTTTTGTTTTACTGTTCAATGCAGTCACTATTATATTTTGTTTTTTTAATGATGGGAATGAAATTACATCGTTTTTCATTTTAAAGGAATCTACATGGGGTATTCCCATTCCAATTGAACTAGACTTTAGTTCTATCTCATAAAACTTTAAAAAATAAAATAAATAATCTTTATCCACTATAGGATTGATTGTGTTTCTTAGTATAATAGCAGACGTTGAAGATATAACGCCTTTGATTCTTAACCTATAAAATTCTCCTGCATTCGCCCCATCCCATAGAACACATATATCATTTTTTTCACCCAAAACCCCATCTCTACTATTTGCATATTGATATTTATTTAAGTTATTTCTTTGAACATCCATGGATACGTATGGATACAAATCTTCTTTTGGTTCATTATATAGATTGGGTTTTTTACCTTTTTGATAATCAAATATATACTTGAATTTAACTTTCTCCCAATCCTCTGGTATTTCCCCAATCCACTCAATTCCACTGTCTTTCATTTTCCTAGTCAACATTCTCCACATCCTTCCCTGATAGTGCTTGGAAGTTTGCTACGATGGATTCTTCTAATTCTTTTATTCGTTCAGCAATGACTTCTGAGGCTTCTGGTGCTGTGTACTTATAGAAAAGTCGCGTAAAGGGAATTTCATAGCCAATTTTGTCTTTTGAGCGATCCATCCAGGCATCTGGGTTGAATGGTAATACTTCTCTCTCAAAATACGCATCTATATCTTCTTTTAAAGGAATGTCTTCTGTATCACGTAATTTCGGATCAGGTTTTGGGTCCCCGTTCTTTTTACGTTCGATTTCTCCATTTTCATCTTTCAACGGACTTTCGACAGTCACACGTGTAAAACCAAATTCTTCATTATCAAAGATTTTCGATTCAACGACACGTTCACCTAAGTAATATTCGTCATTAGTAAACTCTCCGTAAGCCTTGACAATCATATCACGACATTCTTCCGAAATATCAACACGCTTTTCACCAATGTTCTTCCTACGCTTTTCAAACATCTTTGATGCATCAATGAGCTGCACTTTTCCTTGACGTTCGGCAGATTTATTTTTCGTTACGATCCATATGTATGTTGAAATACCTGTGTTGTAAAATAAATCATTTGGCAATTGAACAATCGCTTCCAACCAATCATTTTCAATCACATACTGGCGGATTAAACTTTCACCTGCTCCTGGATTACCAGAAAACAATGCCGATCCGTTATGAATGATTGCCATTCTACCAGTCTCTTTTAACTTTGAAATCCCGTTTAACTGAAACAATAATTGCCCATCACTGATTCTTGGTAGTCCAACCCCAAATCGCCCATTTTCACCAAGTTCATGTTCAGCCTTTACAGCATTTTGGTCCCCTTTCCAATCAATCCCAAATGGCGGGTTAGAAATACAATAGTCAAAAGTATAGCCTTCAAAGCCATCTTTGGATAAGGTACTGCCTAATGCCATATTGTCTGGGTTTCCTCCACGAATCATCGTATCAGCCTTTGCGATTGCGTATGTTTCAGGGTTTAATTCTTGACCAAAGGTGGCAACTTCTGCACTTTCATTCATCTCATGAATTCGTTCTGTTATAGCTGACAACATTTGTGATGTACCCATCGTTTGGTCATAAACCGTCTTCACCACATCTTTACCTGTTAAAGTATCCTGATCTTCAACTAAGAGTAAATCTGTCATTAAATAAATAATATCCCTGCTCGTAAAGTGTGCCCCAGCTTCCTCGTTATAACTTTCTGAGAATTTTCTTACAAGCTCTTCAAACACATATCCCATATCCGTACTCGTCATTTTATCTGGTCCTAGATCAACTTCTTTTTTACTAAATTCCTGGATGACATAAAAGAGGCGATCGTTTTCTGCTAAATTACTAATCTCTAAATCGAATTTAAAGTTAGCTAGAATATCCTGCATATTTTCTGAAAAGCCATTTAAATAGGCTCTAAAGTTTGTTTCAATATTTGCTGGATCTGCAAGTAATGTTTCGAAGGTATAAAGATTCGTATTATAAAATGAATAGCCAGAAGCGTTCGTCAACATTTTATTCCGCATGGTGTCATTCATATTTTCTGTTTTCTTTGCGACATCTAATACAGCATCACGAGTTGGTTTTAATGTATCATGTAATCGTTTGATTACTGTCATTGGTAAAATTACCTTACCGTATTCATGAGGCTTATAAAGTCCGCGTAAAATATCCGCAACACTCCAGATTAAGTTTGCTTGTCTTTGTACATTAATTGATGTTTGTAAGTTTCGATTAAATTCATTCATTTTGTTCGCTCCTATTTCTCAAATTCTAAAATATCATGGACACGACAATCCAAAGTCGTGCATATTTTTTCAATACTCTCGAGTGATATGTATTCATTTCTTCTCATTCGGGTTGTAATATTTCCCGAATAACCCGCTTGTTTTTCTAATTCTCT contains:
- a CDS encoding type I restriction-modification system subunit M, translating into MNEFNRNLQTSINVQRQANLIWSVADILRGLYKPHEYGKVILPMTVIKRLHDTLKPTRDAVLDVAKKTENMNDTMRNKMLTNASGYSFYNTNLYTFETLLADPANIETNFRAYLNGFSENMQDILANFKFDLEISNLAENDRLFYVIQEFSKKEVDLGPDKMTSTDMGYVFEELVRKFSESYNEEAGAHFTSRDIIYLMTDLLLVEDQDTLTGKDVVKTVYDQTMGTSQMLSAITERIHEMNESAEVATFGQELNPETYAIAKADTMIRGGNPDNMALGSTLSKDGFEGYTFDYCISNPPFGIDWKGDQNAVKAEHELGENGRFGVGLPRISDGQLLFQLNGISKLKETGRMAIIHNGSALFSGNPGAGESLIRQYVIENDWLEAIVQLPNDLFYNTGISTYIWIVTKNKSAERQGKVQLIDASKMFEKRRKNIGEKRVDISEECRDMIVKAYGEFTNDEYYLGERVVESKIFDNEEFGFTRVTVESPLKDENGEIERKKNGDPKPDPKLRDTEDIPLKEDIDAYFEREVLPFNPDAWMDRSKDKIGYEIPFTRLFYKYTAPEASEVIAERIKELEESIVANFQALSGKDVENVD
- a CDS encoding helix-turn-helix domain-containing protein, whose protein sequence is MGVRYEKLFHLLDKRNMTTRELEKQAGYSGNITTRMRRNEYISLESIEKICTTLDCRVHDILEFEK